From a single Stackebrandtia endophytica genomic region:
- a CDS encoding TetR/AcrR family transcriptional regulator yields MTYVTPGRPKSPRQAEAERNDRALLDAARAVLATDGAHASVAAIAKRAGVGIGSLYRRYPTKQALFLHLLDLTLDEYLTAAETALADPDPWSGLTGYIHTVLNFSGTLAPIAGTLTLSDAINEKSRRSDEAVAAVVARAHEAGVLRPDATDIDIDLLIEQLGKSPLIEQLAAQGRTDLAAAARSARTRVTTIALDGLRANGHPTLPGDPPSLALFTERWRHPDDDSGPQRD; encoded by the coding sequence ATGACGTACGTGACACCTGGACGTCCCAAATCTCCGCGCCAAGCCGAGGCCGAACGCAACGACCGGGCACTGCTCGACGCCGCCCGAGCCGTCCTCGCCACCGACGGCGCCCACGCCTCGGTCGCGGCCATCGCCAAGCGCGCCGGTGTCGGGATCGGCAGCCTCTACCGTCGCTACCCGACCAAACAGGCCCTGTTCCTGCACCTGCTCGACCTCACCCTGGACGAGTACCTGACCGCCGCCGAGACCGCACTCGCCGACCCGGACCCCTGGAGCGGATTGACCGGTTATATCCACACGGTGCTCAACTTCTCCGGAACGCTGGCACCGATCGCCGGCACCCTCACACTGTCCGACGCCATCAACGAGAAGAGCCGTCGCAGTGACGAAGCCGTGGCCGCGGTCGTCGCCCGCGCCCACGAGGCGGGGGTGCTCCGTCCAGATGCCACCGACATCGATATCGACCTGCTCATCGAACAACTCGGCAAGTCCCCGCTCATCGAACAACTCGCCGCCCAGGGCCGCACCGATCTCGCCGCAGCGGCCCGATCCGCCCGCACCCGCGTGACCACCATCGCGCTCGATGGGCTGCGCGCCAATGGACACCCGACTCTGCCCGGCGACCCGCCCAGCCTTGCCCTGTTCACCGAGCGCTGGCGCCACCCCGACGACGATTCCGGACCGCAACGCGACTGA
- a CDS encoding peptidase M23 translates to MPQLFTRFAATMAAAALVVTGLAGTAYANPTADAADHLTSTVTKELLAVSATVRPDLAKTADEDRTRITVTKEADNWAFGTAVITTPQGGDANPEGRLFLAEYDAGEWNVTFDGTADFISQSRDATVLTDAERSAFGPTEVTVNADFRTQMQLPWAVGQTWRMTGGLHGWSGAAHPWASLDFAGGDERVRAMRSGTAYTMCKGWVRVIHSGGFATDYYHLWNNINVNGAAVAAGAYLGDTGTDVTCGGAANGRHVHIGLRHNNAYTALNGSNIGKWVIESGGAAYQGSALHGSKRVYVGGSLYNYGSLGLTQGIVDANGYGSVNKRTGPGTGYGVAGSVSDGATVSISCSKNGTSHTGRWGTTSMWNRLTDGTWVSDAYLWTGSNGPVNGWC, encoded by the coding sequence ATGCCCCAACTGTTCACTCGATTCGCCGCCACCATGGCGGCGGCCGCGTTGGTGGTCACCGGTCTCGCCGGTACCGCCTACGCCAACCCCACCGCCGATGCCGCCGACCACCTGACGTCGACGGTGACCAAGGAACTGTTGGCGGTCAGCGCCACGGTTCGACCCGACCTGGCGAAGACCGCCGACGAAGACCGCACCCGCATCACCGTCACCAAGGAAGCCGACAACTGGGCCTTCGGGACCGCTGTCATCACGACACCGCAAGGCGGCGACGCCAACCCCGAGGGTCGACTGTTCCTGGCCGAGTATGACGCTGGAGAATGGAACGTCACCTTCGACGGCACCGCCGACTTCATCTCCCAGTCCCGGGACGCGACGGTGTTGACCGACGCCGAACGATCCGCCTTCGGCCCCACCGAAGTCACCGTCAACGCCGACTTCCGCACCCAGATGCAACTGCCGTGGGCGGTCGGCCAGACCTGGCGGATGACCGGCGGTCTCCACGGTTGGAGCGGCGCCGCCCACCCGTGGGCGTCTCTCGACTTCGCCGGTGGCGACGAACGTGTGCGCGCCATGCGTTCGGGCACCGCCTACACGATGTGCAAGGGCTGGGTCCGGGTCATCCACAGTGGCGGCTTCGCCACCGACTACTACCACCTGTGGAACAACATCAACGTCAACGGCGCCGCGGTCGCGGCGGGCGCCTACCTGGGTGACACCGGAACCGACGTCACCTGTGGTGGCGCCGCCAATGGTCGCCACGTCCACATAGGTTTGCGCCACAACAACGCCTACACCGCGTTGAACGGCTCCAACATCGGCAAATGGGTGATCGAGAGCGGCGGGGCCGCCTACCAGGGCAGCGCCCTGCACGGCTCGAAGCGCGTATACGTCGGCGGCAGCCTGTACAACTACGGCTCCTTGGGCCTGACTCAGGGAATCGTCGACGCCAACGGTTACGGCAGCGTCAACAAACGCACCGGACCCGGCACCGGATACGGTGTCGCCGGCAGCGTATCCGACGGCGCCACCGTGTCGATCTCCTGTTCAAAGAACGGCACCAGCCACACCGGACGGTGGGGCACCACGAGCATGTGGAACCGACTCACCGACGGAACCTGGGTCAGCGACGCCTACCTCTGGACGGGTTCCAACGGCCCGGTCAACGGTTGGTGTTAG
- a CDS encoding proprotein convertase P-domain-containing protein: protein MSRSRSLLSFSAITGLVAGTAAIIGFSATPASAETITVPLRTAITNLTVADEQRDGYSRDLFPHWIDADKDGCNTRYEVLIEEATKAPSVSDDCKLTGGEWYSYFDDKTVTSASGISIDHFVPLAEAWDSGASDWTTDKRRDFANDLDDERALIGVTTSSNSSKGDRDPAEWLPTNTSQTCRYVTDWVAVKTRWSLSIDPAEKTALTDLAADCPNENITVDVVDGSGNTPPPTDDCVFDNTTAVTIPDNEIARSEVTSSCTGDASATSTVTVDITHPDRGELSIWLYAPDGSYFILKSTGDSGADIRADFEVDLSGESQDGTWTLSVKDYATGGTGTLNSWTISL, encoded by the coding sequence ATGTCAAGATCTCGATCCCTTTTGTCCTTTTCGGCGATCACCGGTCTCGTAGCCGGCACCGCCGCCATCATCGGGTTCTCGGCCACCCCGGCATCGGCCGAGACCATCACGGTTCCACTTCGGACCGCCATCACCAACCTCACGGTGGCCGACGAACAGCGCGACGGATACAGCCGTGACCTGTTCCCCCACTGGATCGACGCCGACAAGGACGGTTGCAACACCCGCTACGAGGTGCTGATCGAGGAGGCCACCAAGGCCCCCAGCGTCAGCGACGACTGCAAGCTGACCGGCGGGGAATGGTACTCCTACTTCGACGACAAGACCGTCACCTCCGCGTCGGGCATCAGCATCGACCACTTCGTGCCGTTGGCCGAGGCCTGGGACTCCGGCGCCAGCGACTGGACGACCGACAAGCGCCGCGACTTCGCCAACGACCTCGACGACGAACGGGCGCTGATCGGCGTCACCACCAGCTCCAACTCGTCCAAGGGCGACCGCGATCCCGCCGAGTGGTTGCCCACCAACACCTCGCAGACCTGCAGGTACGTGACGGACTGGGTAGCGGTCAAGACCCGCTGGAGTCTGTCGATCGACCCGGCGGAGAAGACGGCACTGACCGACCTCGCGGCCGACTGTCCGAATGAGAACATCACGGTCGACGTCGTCGACGGCAGCGGCAACACACCCCCGCCGACCGATGACTGCGTCTTCGACAACACCACCGCCGTGACCATCCCGGACAACGAGATCGCGCGCAGCGAGGTCACCAGTTCCTGCACCGGGGACGCATCGGCGACCAGCACGGTGACCGTGGACATCACGCATCCCGATCGCGGTGAGCTGTCGATCTGGCTGTACGCGCCGGACGGTTCGTACTTCATCCTCAAGTCCACCGGAGACTCCGGCGCCGACATCCGCGCCGACTTCGAGGTCGATCTGTCGGGTGAGTCCCAGGACGGTACCTGGACGTTGAGCGTGAAGGACTACGCGACCGGCGGCACCGGAACCCTCAACTCCTGGACGATCAGCCTCTAA
- a CDS encoding MarR family winged helix-turn-helix transcriptional regulator gives MTRRDSDDTDDLIEQWVNAVPDIDPRVEGAVDRILICARYLERLAQKLAGERGVQLPDYEILARLFWTGPPHRLRPSQLAAGTMSAATTVTSRLVRLEKRGLIRRVAEPGDRRALAAELTDDGRELFVSIVKRQAAAERELFADLPPEKLAALAELLSDTLVTFEGRLGPPPRRVRLALSQD, from the coding sequence ATGACGCGCCGGGACAGCGACGATACCGACGACCTGATCGAGCAGTGGGTCAACGCGGTGCCCGACATCGATCCTCGGGTCGAGGGGGCCGTTGACCGGATTCTGATCTGCGCGCGTTATCTGGAGCGGTTGGCGCAGAAACTGGCGGGGGAGCGTGGCGTCCAACTGCCGGACTACGAGATCCTGGCCCGGTTGTTCTGGACCGGTCCACCCCACCGGTTGCGGCCCAGCCAGTTGGCGGCCGGAACGATGAGCGCGGCGACCACGGTGACCAGTCGACTCGTTCGTCTGGAGAAGCGCGGATTGATCCGTCGGGTGGCCGAGCCCGGCGACCGTCGCGCGTTGGCCGCCGAGCTGACCGACGACGGGCGGGAACTATTCGTGAGCATTGTGAAGCGCCAGGCCGCCGCCGAGCGGGAGCTGTTCGCCGACCTGCCGCCGGAGAAGCTGGCGGCACTGGCCGAACTGCTGAGTGACACGCTGGTCACCTTCGAGGGCCGGTTGGGGCCGCCGCCGCGCCGGGTGCGTCTGGCGCTGTCGCAGGACTGA
- a CDS encoding YciI family protein: MKYVILIHSNPRPWGHPTADYLPEHQVLPQEQRDRLNKDFEDGFAEVIRRGEFVHGEALAAPSSSRLFRWRDGDRVATDGPYAEGKEHFAGFFLIDVDSHERAEEIATLFAGPGETVELRPVMSDGSDGST; this comes from the coding sequence GTGAAGTACGTCATCCTCATCCATTCGAATCCGCGCCCTTGGGGTCACCCCACCGCGGACTACCTGCCGGAACACCAGGTCCTACCTCAAGAGCAGCGGGATCGCCTCAACAAGGATTTCGAGGACGGGTTCGCCGAGGTCATCCGGCGCGGCGAGTTCGTGCACGGGGAGGCACTGGCGGCACCGTCCAGTTCGCGGCTGTTCCGCTGGAGGGACGGAGACCGGGTCGCCACCGACGGTCCCTACGCCGAAGGCAAGGAACACTTCGCCGGGTTCTTCCTCATCGACGTCGACAGCCACGAACGCGCCGAGGAGATCGCCACGCTGTTCGCCGGCCCGGGGGAAACCGTCGAGTTGCGCCCGGTCATGAGCGACGGATCCGACGGGTCGACGTGA
- a CDS encoding RNA polymerase sigma factor, with protein MNNEFEDVWRRATPHVLGALARRHDNFADCEDAVQLALVAAAEQWPREGLPDNPTGWLIRVAGRRLIDLVRTDVSRRSREERTTRLTDAVATAASESTVADDTLLLLILCAHPALTPSSQAALMLRAVAGLTTREIAMGFFVPEATMAQRISRAKASLRDAGGRFQSPPRSELPARLHAVRHAVALLYTQAHSLGEPSRSPGRTPDSLLPGIALRLSRELHRLAPTDPENAGLLALLLLTQARAPARLDPAGELVPLEDQDRRLWNREYISEGIALIEKALPTGYVGSFQLQAAIAAVHAEGASTASTDWEQILVLYEMLEQVDPTPAATLGRAVATAEAIGPAAGLAILAELPESSHRRHAAAGHMLSRLGRRDEARSEFLRAAELTRSIPEQRYLNRLGTQAI; from the coding sequence GTGAACAACGAGTTCGAGGACGTGTGGCGTCGCGCGACGCCACACGTCCTGGGCGCACTGGCCCGCCGTCACGACAACTTCGCCGATTGCGAGGACGCCGTGCAGCTCGCACTGGTCGCGGCCGCTGAGCAGTGGCCGCGCGAGGGGCTGCCCGACAATCCCACCGGGTGGTTGATCCGGGTGGCCGGGCGCCGGTTGATCGACCTGGTACGGACCGATGTTTCGCGGCGGAGCAGAGAAGAGAGGACCACGCGTCTGACGGATGCCGTGGCGACGGCCGCGAGTGAGTCCACAGTCGCCGACGACACCCTGCTGCTGCTGATCCTGTGTGCTCATCCGGCGTTGACGCCCTCGTCGCAGGCGGCCTTGATGCTGCGCGCCGTCGCCGGTTTGACCACTCGGGAGATCGCCATGGGTTTCTTCGTCCCCGAAGCGACCATGGCGCAACGCATCAGCCGTGCCAAGGCGTCGCTGCGGGATGCCGGCGGACGTTTTCAGTCGCCGCCGCGGTCGGAACTGCCGGCTCGGCTTCACGCGGTGCGTCATGCCGTCGCGCTGCTCTACACCCAGGCGCACTCGCTGGGAGAACCGTCCCGTTCTCCCGGCCGGACACCGGATTCACTGCTTCCCGGGATCGCGTTGCGGTTGAGCCGGGAGCTTCACCGGCTGGCGCCGACCGATCCCGAGAACGCCGGCCTGTTGGCGCTGCTGCTGCTGACGCAGGCCCGTGCCCCGGCTCGACTGGACCCGGCCGGGGAGCTGGTTCCGCTGGAAGATCAGGATCGCCGACTCTGGAACCGTGAGTACATCAGTGAAGGCATCGCGTTGATCGAGAAGGCGCTTCCCACCGGTTACGTCGGCTCGTTCCAGCTTCAGGCCGCCATCGCGGCGGTTCACGCCGAGGGGGCGTCGACCGCGTCGACCGACTGGGAACAGATCCTGGTGCTGTACGAGATGCTCGAACAGGTCGATCCGACACCGGCCGCCACCTTGGGACGTGCTGTCGCCACCGCCGAGGCGATCGGTCCGGCCGCTGGGCTGGCCATCTTGGCCGAGTTGCCGGAGAGCAGCCATCGTCGGCATGCGGCGGCGGGACACATGTTGTCCCGGTTGGGTAGGCGGGACGAGGCCCGGTCGGAGTTCCTGCGGGCGGCGGAGTTGACCCGCAGCATCCCCGAGCAGCGTTACCTCAACCGGCTGGGCACCCAGGCGATATGA
- a CDS encoding SCO4402 family protein, which translates to MELEFPDMRAEVVELLRSLADREYQRRVWVDKVYPHDNFYDDFTMTVNILDDIRVLDEPEVQIGGVLASEDEAQLMRAVSASLNRLFNEYGTDRTDQFYIHVPEWRVVVDSAGAALAELLKNDATGKR; encoded by the coding sequence ATGGAGCTTGAGTTTCCCGACATGCGCGCCGAAGTCGTCGAGTTGTTGCGTTCGCTCGCGGATCGGGAGTATCAACGGCGGGTCTGGGTGGACAAGGTCTATCCGCACGACAACTTCTACGACGACTTCACGATGACCGTGAACATTCTGGACGACATTCGGGTGTTGGACGAGCCGGAGGTCCAGATCGGTGGGGTGTTGGCCTCCGAGGACGAGGCGCAGCTCATGCGGGCCGTCTCCGCGTCGTTGAACCGGTTGTTCAACGAGTACGGCACCGACCGGACCGACCAGTTCTATATTCACGTCCCCGAATGGCGTGTTGTCGTCGACAGTGCCGGGGCGGCGCTGGCGGAACTGTTGAAGAACGATGCCACCGGGAAACGGTGA
- a CDS encoding SgcJ/EcaC family oxidoreductase has translation MNSAIETIENTLAEYVKHQNDPKEFLAMHTDETSIVNIMGRRVLGKPAFSEAMMAAMVGPIAHIRTSLDIEDIRFLRPDIAIVAATKHVHGRENSDGDLPSVGSMTLVLSQEDGQWKVAVAQTTPRVV, from the coding sequence ATGAACAGCGCGATCGAGACCATTGAGAACACTCTCGCCGAGTACGTGAAGCACCAGAACGATCCGAAGGAGTTCCTGGCGATGCACACCGACGAGACCAGCATCGTGAACATCATGGGCCGCCGGGTGTTGGGAAAGCCGGCGTTCTCCGAGGCCATGATGGCGGCCATGGTCGGTCCGATAGCTCATATCCGCACCAGCCTGGACATCGAGGACATCCGGTTCCTGCGCCCGGACATCGCCATCGTCGCCGCGACCAAACACGTGCACGGGCGCGAGAACTCCGACGGTGATCTTCCCAGTGTCGGCTCGATGACGCTGGTCCTGTCCCAAGAGGATGGACAGTGGAAGGTCGCCGTGGCTCAGACCACGCCGCGGGTGGTCTGA
- a CDS encoding acetyl-CoA C-acetyltransferase, with translation MTEAVIVATARTPIGRAGKGSLRELRPDDLAATAIRAALDKVPNLDPGLIDDLYLGCGLPGGESGFNMARVVAVMLGYDQLPAATLTRYCASSLQTTRMALHAIKAGEGDVFISAGVETVSRFFRGSSDGLPSEAQELVGGGWQNPKFDQARERTAGQAAQGATSWQDPRESGQLPDIYLAMGQTAENLARQRGITREEMDEFGVRSQNLAEQAIADGFWAEEITPVTLPDGTVVSADDGPRAGVTMEGVAGLKPVFRENGLVTAGNCCPLNDGAAAVVIMSDTRANELGITPLARIVSTGVTAMSPEIMGIGPVEASRQALARAKLSIQDMDLVEINEAFAAQVIPSYRDLGVPLEKLNVHGGSIAVGHPFGMTGARITGTLLHGLQRTGGRYGLETMCVGGGQGMAMVIERL, from the coding sequence ATGACTGAAGCCGTGATCGTCGCAACCGCCCGGACCCCGATCGGCCGAGCCGGAAAAGGCTCACTTCGCGAACTGCGCCCCGATGACCTCGCGGCGACCGCGATCCGCGCCGCGCTGGACAAGGTGCCCAACCTCGACCCGGGACTGATCGACGACCTCTATCTGGGTTGCGGCCTTCCCGGTGGCGAGTCCGGTTTCAACATGGCTCGCGTCGTGGCGGTCATGCTCGGCTACGACCAGCTGCCCGCCGCGACGCTGACCCGGTACTGCGCGTCCTCGCTGCAGACGACCCGGATGGCGCTGCACGCCATCAAGGCCGGCGAGGGTGACGTCTTCATCTCCGCCGGTGTCGAGACGGTGTCCCGATTCTTCCGGGGCAGCTCCGACGGCTTGCCCTCCGAGGCGCAGGAACTGGTCGGTGGCGGTTGGCAGAACCCCAAGTTCGACCAGGCCCGGGAACGCACCGCCGGCCAGGCGGCCCAGGGCGCCACGTCCTGGCAGGACCCGCGCGAATCGGGGCAGTTGCCCGACATCTACCTGGCGATGGGACAGACCGCCGAGAACCTGGCCCGGCAGCGCGGCATCACCCGTGAAGAGATGGACGAGTTCGGCGTTCGGTCGCAGAACCTGGCGGAGCAGGCCATCGCCGACGGGTTCTGGGCCGAGGAGATCACTCCGGTGACGCTGCCCGACGGCACGGTCGTGTCGGCCGATGACGGCCCACGGGCCGGGGTCACCATGGAGGGTGTCGCCGGCCTCAAACCGGTGTTCCGGGAGAACGGCCTGGTCACGGCGGGCAACTGCTGTCCGTTGAACGACGGCGCGGCGGCCGTGGTCATCATGAGCGACACCCGGGCGAACGAACTGGGTATCACTCCCCTGGCGCGCATCGTGTCGACCGGGGTCACCGCGATGTCCCCGGAGATCATGGGCATCGGTCCGGTGGAGGCGTCTCGTCAGGCGCTGGCGCGGGCGAAACTCTCGATTCAGGACATGGACCTTGTCGAGATCAACGAGGCCTTCGCGGCTCAGGTGATCCCGTCGTACCGGGACCTCGGTGTGCCGCTGGAGAAACTCAACGTCCATGGTGGATCGATCGCGGTGGGGCACCCGTTCGGCATGACCGGTGCCCGCATCACGGGAACCCTCCTGCATGGACTGCAACGGACCGGTGGCCGCTACGGCCTGGAAACCATGTGCGTCGGCGGTGGACAGGGTATGGCCATGGTGATCGAACGCCTTTAA
- a CDS encoding GNAT family N-acetyltransferase translates to MPLHIEPLPVDSAAGVELVRACFGDIIGRALGRRITDAEIDAAVAADPASGLTEPNGWYLAARIDDRFVGGVGVKRIDSATGELQRFYVDPSARGRGVGAGLLTAAEASARADGMSLLRLDTRSDLVEAARLFMRHGFEAVRPFNDDPHVDRWYAKELG, encoded by the coding sequence ATGCCTCTACACATCGAACCGTTGCCGGTGGACTCCGCAGCCGGCGTCGAGCTGGTTCGCGCCTGCTTCGGTGACATCATCGGGCGCGCACTGGGTCGACGGATCACCGACGCCGAGATCGACGCGGCCGTCGCGGCCGACCCGGCGAGCGGGCTCACCGAACCGAATGGCTGGTATCTCGCCGCGCGCATCGACGACCGGTTCGTCGGCGGTGTCGGTGTGAAACGCATTGACTCCGCTACCGGTGAACTGCAACGATTCTATGTCGATCCGAGTGCCCGCGGTCGGGGCGTCGGAGCCGGGTTGTTGACCGCCGCGGAGGCGAGCGCACGGGCCGACGGCATGTCACTGTTGAGATTGGACACCCGCAGCGACCTGGTCGAGGCGGCCCGGCTGTTTATGCGGCACGGGTTCGAGGCGGTGCGTCCGTTCAACGACGATCCACACGTCGATCGCTGGTATGCCAAGGAACTGGGCTGA
- a CDS encoding alpha-hydroxy-acid oxidizing protein, with protein MAEVPSEGYGRRAQSGIYRNGALGQLPAVPVSPAKLAAKARQKMSRRAAAYVVGSAGMESTARANRLAFDRWRIVPRMLHDVGTRDLTTELLGRTLASPFLLSPVGVLEMVHPAADVAVARAARSLGVPMMISNQASVPMERIAAELGDSPHWFQLYWSSEDDLVASLVSRAEQAGAEAIVVTLDTHMLGWRPRDLDEAFLPFARGQGIAQYTSDPVFTELVKQRAKQGPTGKRPAPTPAAVATLASMSRGYPGGFMSNLRSPLPRAAVETFLDVFSRSTLTWQNLSFLREHTTLPIILKGIQHPDDARLAVDHGVDAVMVSNHGGRQIDGAVGSLDALPAVAAVVDGRIPVLFDSGIRGGADAFKAIALGATAVGVGRPWVYGLALAGTEGVASVMTNLLAEFDLTMGLAGCTTLDEISPETLSRADSVDR; from the coding sequence ATGGCGGAGGTCCCCTCGGAAGGCTATGGCCGACGGGCACAGTCGGGTATTTATCGAAACGGTGCCCTGGGGCAGTTGCCGGCGGTGCCGGTCAGTCCGGCGAAACTGGCGGCCAAGGCCCGCCAGAAGATGTCACGCCGCGCCGCCGCCTACGTGGTCGGTTCCGCAGGAATGGAGTCGACCGCGCGCGCCAACCGGCTGGCGTTCGACCGGTGGCGAATCGTTCCCCGGATGCTGCATGATGTCGGCACCCGAGACCTGACGACCGAACTGCTCGGTCGGACCTTGGCATCGCCGTTCCTGTTGAGCCCGGTCGGGGTGCTCGAAATGGTTCATCCGGCGGCCGATGTCGCGGTGGCGCGGGCGGCACGATCGCTGGGCGTCCCGATGATGATCTCGAACCAGGCGTCGGTGCCGATGGAACGGATCGCCGCCGAACTCGGCGACTCCCCGCATTGGTTCCAGCTGTACTGGAGCAGCGAGGACGACCTGGTCGCCAGTCTGGTCTCCCGCGCCGAGCAGGCCGGAGCCGAGGCCATCGTCGTCACATTGGACACTCACATGTTGGGTTGGCGGCCAAGGGATCTCGACGAGGCGTTCCTGCCGTTCGCCCGAGGTCAGGGAATCGCCCAGTACACCAGCGACCCGGTGTTCACCGAGTTGGTGAAGCAGCGCGCCAAACAAGGCCCGACCGGGAAACGACCGGCCCCGACCCCGGCCGCGGTGGCGACTCTGGCGTCGATGAGCCGGGGATACCCCGGCGGATTCATGTCCAACCTGCGGTCACCGTTGCCGCGCGCGGCGGTCGAGACCTTCCTCGACGTCTTCTCCCGGTCAACGTTGACCTGGCAGAACCTGTCGTTCCTGCGGGAGCACACCACACTCCCGATCATCCTGAAGGGAATCCAGCACCCCGACGACGCCCGCCTGGCGGTGGATCACGGGGTCGACGCCGTGATGGTCTCCAACCACGGCGGCCGGCAGATCGACGGCGCAGTCGGATCGTTGGATGCGCTGCCGGCCGTGGCGGCCGTGGTCGACGGACGGATACCGGTTCTGTTCGACAGTGGAATCCGTGGCGGTGCCGACGCCTTCAAGGCCATCGCCTTGGGTGCGACCGCCGTGGGTGTCGGACGGCCGTGGGTGTACGGCCTGGCCCTGGCCGGAACGGAGGGCGTCGCTTCCGTGATGACGAACCTACTCGCCGAGTTCGACCTCACGATGGGACTGGCCGGATGCACCACTCTGGACGAGATCTCGCCGGAGACCTTGAGCCGGGCGGACTCCGTCGACCGGTGA
- a CDS encoding C39 family peptidase, whose amino-acid sequence MPETTTNPSPRSLLRRLTTIPVLVVAILAGVLITASPAQADAPATVGNTDGDGLNVRQGPNTSSTIVGAVQTGDHVSIHCQAFGESVTNTYGFTSNIWDYSTALGGYVADAYMATGHDGRIPGIPECGDQPPPTGNITPLQQNQGQTTQWEDCGPTSVVTALLAVGITPHGWNAGYPVESIHRAREDMGLARNVPTGGTNEDQVNRAFATYGLNTYTSWNLDAILAHVRGGRPVVLAGNTIDLTWPVNVANPNGVPHFLTVAGYDAASGRYLVVDPIAVENSIKYTTRAVLAAYFDHDLGRAGVLV is encoded by the coding sequence ATGCCCGAGACAACAACCAATCCATCACCGCGATCACTGCTTCGGCGACTGACGACCATCCCGGTGCTCGTCGTTGCGATTCTCGCCGGGGTCCTGATCACCGCCTCCCCCGCTCAGGCGGACGCGCCTGCCACCGTCGGCAACACCGACGGCGACGGTCTCAACGTCCGTCAGGGCCCCAACACCTCCAGCACCATCGTCGGCGCGGTCCAGACCGGCGACCACGTATCGATCCACTGTCAGGCGTTCGGGGAGTCCGTCACCAACACGTACGGATTCACCTCCAACATCTGGGACTACTCCACCGCCCTGGGCGGTTACGTCGCCGACGCCTACATGGCCACCGGCCACGACGGCCGGATTCCCGGCATCCCCGAATGCGGTGATCAGCCGCCGCCGACGGGGAACATCACACCGCTGCAACAGAACCAGGGACAGACGACGCAGTGGGAGGACTGTGGACCGACCAGTGTGGTCACCGCACTGCTGGCCGTCGGCATCACGCCGCACGGCTGGAACGCCGGTTATCCGGTCGAGTCGATTCACCGTGCGCGAGAGGACATGGGCCTGGCCCGTAACGTCCCCACCGGCGGAACCAACGAGGACCAGGTCAATCGCGCGTTCGCGACGTACGGCCTGAACACCTACACCAGTTGGAACCTCGATGCGATCCTCGCGCATGTGCGTGGCGGTCGACCGGTCGTCCTGGCCGGAAACACCATCGACCTGACCTGGCCGGTCAACGTCGCCAACCCCAACGGAGTGCCCCATTTCCTGACCGTCGCCGGTTACGACGCGGCGTCCGGTCGCTATCTGGTGGTCGACCCGATCGCCGTGGAGAACTCCATCAAGTACACGACTCGCGCGGTCCTGGCCGCCTACTTCGATCACGATCTCGGTCGTGCCGGGGTGCTGGTCTAG